The following are from one region of the Corynebacterium hindlerae genome:
- a CDS encoding DUF3267 domain-containing protein: MATELIEEWIPDTKTAMLMNVGGIISTFGAILGFATLYSVAHPGPHTIEFSARELGFLLGSLLLILFLMVVHELLHGFALRTLGHKPKYGATMVGGVMPAFYCTAPGARLRKAGFTYVALLPGIVLVIVPAVYILAGLPLAGWLVVPAGVLLGGAIGDWFMTYKALRAPKFAQIEDMKDGLRIWR, translated from the coding sequence ATGGCCACTGAACTCATCGAAGAATGGATCCCGGATACAAAAACCGCGATGCTGATGAACGTCGGTGGCATTATCTCCACGTTTGGCGCGATCCTTGGGTTCGCCACGCTGTACTCCGTGGCTCATCCGGGTCCGCATACCATCGAGTTTTCGGCCCGTGAATTGGGTTTCCTGTTGGGTTCATTGCTGCTGATTCTGTTTCTTATGGTGGTTCACGAACTGTTGCATGGTTTCGCGTTGCGCACCCTTGGCCACAAGCCGAAGTATGGAGCCACCATGGTTGGTGGTGTCATGCCCGCGTTTTATTGCACCGCGCCCGGCGCGCGACTAAGAAAAGCCGGGTTCACGTATGTGGCTCTCTTGCCGGGGATTGTACTAGTGATAGTGCCGGCGGTTTACATTCTTGCTGGTCTGCCGCTTGCGGGGTGGTTGGTTGTTCCCGCTGGTGTGCTGCTGGGTGGTGCTATCGGTGACTGGTTCATGACGTATAAGGCGCTCCGCGCGCCGAAGTTCGCTCAGATCGAGGATATGAAAGACGGGCTGCGTATCTGGCGCTAG
- a CDS encoding TatD family hydrolase, whose protein sequence is MLLDTHYHLDFLSDPDAFLAALDVQVVAQTVLPSSFTPGPLRSLGYHPWWVASDMDKQLELFDDAVHLTRFIGEIGLDFSPRRLDNADLQQRAFRHIVSALDEGHVMSIHAVRSASAVLDALEDCPATPIIHWFSGNSDELTRLIRMGGYISVNPRMLETKRGRAFVKQVPADRILLETDFPSSREQVETEHARDVSQALHETAAAISSLRGTDMVPAILENQQRLFGVS, encoded by the coding sequence ATGCTCTTAGACACCCACTACCACCTGGACTTTTTATCCGATCCCGATGCTTTCCTCGCCGCGCTGGATGTGCAGGTGGTCGCGCAAACCGTCCTGCCCTCCTCTTTTACCCCCGGCCCGCTGCGGTCGCTGGGCTACCACCCGTGGTGGGTGGCATCGGACATGGACAAGCAGCTCGAGCTTTTCGACGACGCAGTGCACCTCACCCGATTCATCGGCGAGATCGGGCTGGATTTTTCCCCGCGCCGCCTCGACAACGCTGACCTGCAGCAGCGAGCTTTCAGGCACATTGTTTCCGCCCTTGATGAGGGGCACGTGATGTCCATTCATGCGGTGCGCTCCGCATCAGCGGTACTGGATGCCCTAGAAGATTGCCCCGCTACCCCAATCATTCACTGGTTTTCCGGAAACTCCGATGAGCTCACCAGGCTAATCAGAATGGGCGGCTACATCTCCGTCAATCCCCGGATGCTGGAAACCAAACGAGGCCGGGCCTTTGTGAAACAGGTACCGGCGGATCGGATCTTGTTAGAGACCGACTTCCCTTCCTCACGCGAGCAAGTCGAAACGGAACACGCCCGCGATGTATCCCAAGCACTGCACGAAACCGCTGCTGCGATCTCATCTCTGCGCGGGACAGACATGGTCCCCGCAATCCTGGAGAACCAACAGCGCCTGTTTGGGGTGAGCTAG
- a CDS encoding tRNA threonylcarbamoyladenosine dehydratase has protein sequence MPIHDERHARLHLLLGDDGLENLKNATVMVLGLGGVGSACAEALARGGVGNLIILDRDTVEASNINRQLIAFTSTIGRVKAEVMAEKIHDINPAASVIAQQVFLTADNVPAVLDELPRPDYVLDCIDTVSQKLAVAHWCASNGIPLLSSMGAANRLDPTQLKFANLRKTTVCQLSKVMRLECNKRRIKGVEVLFSTEIPQRPGHGTTKAETLGSMSYMPPIMGMMIAGKVIRRLCGLEPMPRPPRLFRSREEALALECS, from the coding sequence ATGCCCATTCACGATGAACGTCACGCCCGCCTCCACCTCCTGCTCGGCGACGACGGCCTGGAAAACCTCAAGAATGCCACCGTCATGGTCCTTGGCCTCGGTGGTGTCGGTTCGGCGTGCGCGGAAGCGCTTGCCCGTGGTGGGGTGGGGAATCTGATCATCCTGGATCGTGACACCGTGGAAGCCAGCAACATCAACCGGCAGCTGATCGCGTTCACCTCCACCATCGGACGGGTAAAGGCCGAGGTTATGGCGGAGAAAATCCACGACATCAACCCGGCTGCCTCCGTCATCGCTCAGCAGGTGTTCCTCACTGCGGACAACGTCCCCGCCGTTTTGGACGAGCTACCGCGTCCCGACTACGTGCTCGACTGCATTGATACGGTGTCGCAGAAACTGGCGGTCGCGCACTGGTGTGCCTCGAACGGGATTCCGCTGCTCAGTTCCATGGGCGCCGCCAACCGCTTGGACCCCACCCAACTGAAATTCGCGAATCTGCGTAAAACCACCGTGTGCCAGCTCTCCAAAGTCATGCGCCTGGAGTGCAACAAGCGACGCATCAAGGGCGTCGAGGTGCTGTTTTCCACCGAGATCCCACAGCGCCCCGGCCACGGCACCACCAAGGCGGAGACGCTCGGTTCGATGAGTTACATGCCACCGATCATGGGCATGATGATCGCAGGCAAGGTCATCCGTCGCCTCTGCGGCCTCGAGCCGATGCCCCGCCCACCCCGCCTGTTCCGTTCCCGCGAGGAAGCCCTGGCTCTCGAATGCTCTTAG
- a CDS encoding SRPBCC family protein — MGNLVVTWEEQLPYTPHQIWQVITDLTNWKWRSDLADCELIDEHRFIEIPKKGKPIRFRTTCFEPPHIWEFQMDSPTLVGTWQGILEPTGRGSCQVRFVEDVHLRNKLLPKWIAKRFLVAYQTQYSRDLRAELQTRYS, encoded by the coding sequence ATGGGAAACCTCGTTGTCACTTGGGAAGAACAACTTCCCTATACGCCCCACCAAATCTGGCAGGTGATCACCGACCTAACGAACTGGAAATGGCGTAGCGATCTAGCTGATTGCGAGCTAATCGACGAGCATAGGTTTATCGAGATTCCGAAGAAAGGAAAACCCATTCGTTTTCGTACGACCTGCTTCGAGCCACCGCACATTTGGGAATTTCAAATGGACTCACCAACCCTGGTTGGGACATGGCAGGGGATCCTTGAGCCCACGGGAAGAGGCAGCTGCCAAGTCAGATTTGTCGAGGATGTGCACCTTCGAAATAAGCTGCTTCCAAAATGGATAGCAAAACGATTCCTTGTCGCCTACCAAACCCAGTATTCCCGCGACCTGCGCGCTGAACTACAAACGCGCTACAGCTAG
- the dcd gene encoding dCTP deaminase, translating into MLLSDRDIRAAIENDELGIEPFEEKMIQPSSIDVRMDRFFRVFNNQKYTHIDPKLQQDELTSEIEVQDGEPFILHPGEFVLAATYEKFTLPAHLAGRLEGKSSLGRLGLLTHSTAGFIDPGFSGHITLELSNVANLPIALWPGMKVGQLALFKMSSPAETPYGSGKLGSKYQGQRGPTPSKAYLNFR; encoded by the coding sequence ATGCTGCTTTCAGATCGTGATATCCGCGCTGCCATCGAGAACGATGAGCTTGGCATTGAGCCGTTTGAGGAGAAGATGATCCAGCCGTCGTCAATTGACGTGCGTATGGATCGCTTCTTCCGTGTGTTTAATAATCAGAAGTACACGCACATTGATCCGAAGCTGCAGCAGGATGAACTGACTAGCGAGATTGAGGTGCAGGACGGCGAGCCGTTTATTCTGCACCCTGGCGAGTTTGTGCTCGCGGCGACCTACGAGAAGTTCACCCTGCCAGCGCACCTGGCGGGCCGTCTTGAGGGGAAGTCCTCCCTAGGGCGCCTTGGTCTGCTGACGCACTCCACCGCTGGTTTTATTGACCCGGGTTTTTCGGGTCACATCACCTTGGAGCTGTCGAACGTGGCTAACCTGCCAATCGCACTGTGGCCAGGGATGAAGGTGGGCCAGTTGGCGCTGTTCAAGATGAGCTCTCCCGCGGAGACGCCGTATGGCAGCGGCAAGCTGGGCTCCAAGTACCAAGGACAGCGGGGGCCAACCCCAAGCAAGGCGTATCTGAACTTTAGGTAA
- a CDS encoding UDP-glucose dehydrogenase family protein, which produces MTVIGTGYLGATHAACMAELGHDVLGVDVDESKIAALQNSTVPFYEPGLPEVLERNIAAQRLSFTTSYAEAASFANVHFLGVGTPQQRGSYAADLTYVFAVIKDLVPKLKGRNVIFGKSTVPVGTAAELQQLADELAPEGTSVEIAWNPEFLREGYAVQDTITPDRIVLGTRAEDSEAEQIAREVYAIPLNNDTPFIVTDLQTAELVKVSANAFLATKISFINAVSEVCELVGADVVKLADAIGYDDRIGRKFLGAGLGFGGGCLPKDIRAFMARAGELGADQALTFLREVDAINMRRRDRMVLLAREACGGNLLGHNVTVLGAAFKPNSDDVRDSPALSVAGSLSLAGAQVTVYDPQGMDNARKVFPTLNYASSTDDALRGADVVVLATEWQEFKELDPVHAADLVRKKVMLDGRNVLPVEKWQDAGWTVQALGRSL; this is translated from the coding sequence ATGACAGTCATCGGAACCGGATACTTGGGCGCTACCCACGCTGCCTGTATGGCAGAACTTGGCCACGACGTCCTGGGCGTGGACGTGGATGAGAGCAAGATTGCCGCGCTGCAAAACAGCACGGTGCCTTTCTATGAACCGGGCCTACCGGAGGTGCTGGAGCGCAACATCGCCGCGCAACGCCTGAGCTTCACGACGTCCTACGCTGAAGCCGCGTCCTTTGCCAACGTCCACTTCCTGGGGGTCGGCACTCCGCAGCAGCGTGGCTCCTACGCGGCGGACCTTACCTACGTCTTCGCGGTGATCAAGGATCTGGTGCCGAAGCTTAAGGGGCGGAACGTGATTTTCGGTAAGTCCACCGTCCCAGTAGGCACCGCTGCTGAGCTGCAGCAATTGGCCGATGAGCTGGCCCCGGAGGGGACCAGTGTGGAGATCGCCTGGAACCCGGAATTCCTGCGCGAGGGGTACGCGGTGCAGGACACGATCACCCCGGACCGCATCGTGTTGGGAACGCGCGCTGAAGACAGCGAAGCGGAGCAGATCGCGCGCGAGGTGTACGCGATCCCTCTGAACAATGACACCCCGTTCATCGTCACGGATCTGCAGACCGCCGAACTGGTGAAGGTGTCCGCAAACGCCTTCTTGGCCACCAAGATTTCCTTCATCAACGCCGTCTCGGAGGTGTGCGAGTTGGTGGGGGCGGACGTCGTCAAGCTTGCCGACGCCATCGGCTACGACGACCGCATCGGCCGGAAGTTCCTCGGCGCCGGGCTCGGCTTCGGCGGTGGCTGCCTACCTAAGGATATCCGCGCGTTCATGGCCCGCGCCGGCGAACTGGGCGCTGACCAGGCACTTACTTTCCTTCGTGAAGTTGACGCGATCAACATGCGCCGTCGCGACCGCATGGTGCTGCTCGCGCGGGAGGCCTGCGGCGGCAACCTCCTTGGCCACAACGTGACGGTGCTCGGCGCGGCGTTCAAACCCAATTCCGACGACGTGCGGGATTCACCAGCGCTCTCCGTCGCCGGGTCGCTGTCCCTGGCCGGCGCCCAGGTGACGGTTTACGATCCGCAGGGCATGGATAACGCCCGCAAGGTCTTCCCGACCTTGAACTACGCGTCCTCCACCGATGACGCACTGCGCGGGGCCGACGTCGTGGTGCTAGCCACCGAATGGCAAGAATTCAAGGAACTCGACCCCGTCCACGCCGCTGACCTGGTGCGAAAGAAGGTCATGCTGGATGGTCGTAACGTCCTGCCGGTTGAGAAATGGCAGGATGCTGGCTGGACCGTGCAAGCGCTCGGCAGGAGCCTTTAA
- a CDS encoding YibE/F family protein — protein sequence MAHHHSVTAPTSRTRHRRRKEPAPTNIPRLIVAIALVCAALATVFGLLRLWPDSTPVHVSEKFSASSNLAMPRVSGTVTDARPGICNSPSVGKAFDGDPITTINRGSLCPRALVALEEGPNQGKSTLLMTEGYELHQGQHIWLTETKGPDGSLIYAFADFQRGSTLLWWGLLIAGAVVAIGVLRGLLSLIGLAITFTAISVFLLPGLAHGGSPLLLALTCGSAILFLTLFLVHGISWKTTSALAGTLSALGFAAILARYAIASNDLQGLGDENNLLIQLYLPDISVSGLMLCGFIIGALGVLNDVTIAQASTVNELYESSPQASPWAVFISAMRVGQDHIASMVYTLVLSYTGAALPMLLLLHVANRPLSQTLTSHVMATELMRSGVGALAMVCAIPLTTAIAAFTVRPAR from the coding sequence ATGGCCCACCACCATTCCGTTACTGCCCCCACATCCCGTACTAGGCATAGGCGTCGCAAGGAACCGGCACCGACCAACATCCCACGGCTGATCGTCGCCATTGCCTTAGTCTGCGCGGCGCTGGCGACAGTTTTCGGATTGTTGCGGCTGTGGCCGGATTCCACGCCGGTGCACGTGAGCGAGAAGTTTTCTGCGTCCTCAAACCTGGCCATGCCTCGAGTGTCGGGTACAGTGACGGATGCCCGACCGGGGATCTGCAACAGCCCGTCGGTAGGCAAGGCCTTCGACGGCGACCCCATCACCACTATCAACCGCGGAAGCCTGTGCCCCCGAGCGCTAGTCGCCCTGGAAGAGGGCCCCAACCAGGGCAAATCGACGCTACTGATGACGGAGGGTTACGAACTACACCAAGGCCAGCACATTTGGCTCACTGAAACCAAAGGTCCGGACGGCTCCCTGATTTACGCGTTCGCGGATTTCCAGCGTGGTTCTACGCTGCTGTGGTGGGGGCTGCTCATCGCCGGGGCCGTTGTGGCCATCGGTGTGTTGCGCGGGCTGCTTTCGCTAATCGGCCTCGCCATCACCTTCACTGCGATCAGCGTGTTCTTACTCCCCGGGCTCGCACACGGCGGTTCACCACTCCTACTGGCATTGACGTGTGGCTCAGCGATCCTGTTTCTCACGTTGTTCCTGGTGCACGGCATCAGTTGGAAAACAACCTCCGCGCTGGCAGGAACCCTCAGCGCGTTGGGGTTTGCTGCCATATTGGCCCGCTACGCCATCGCGTCCAATGATTTGCAGGGCCTGGGAGATGAAAACAACCTGCTCATCCAGCTGTATCTTCCGGACATCTCCGTCTCGGGGCTGATGCTGTGTGGGTTCATCATCGGCGCGCTGGGGGTGCTCAATGACGTCACCATCGCTCAAGCATCGACGGTGAACGAGCTGTACGAATCCTCGCCACAGGCGTCGCCGTGGGCAGTGTTCATCAGCGCGATGCGGGTGGGCCAGGACCATATCGCATCCATGGTGTACACCCTCGTGCTGTCCTACACGGGTGCAGCCCTGCCAATGTTGCTGCTGTTGCACGTGGCAAACCGCCCGCTGTCACAGACGCTCACCAGCCATGTGATGGCCACCGAGCTCATGCGCTCCGGGGTGGGCGCCCTGGCGATGGTGTGCGCTATTCCGCTCACCACCGCCATCGCGGCGTTCACTGTTCGACCGGCTCGTTAA